Proteins from one Leptospira wolffii serovar Khorat str. Khorat-H2 genomic window:
- a CDS encoding trypsin-like peptidase domain-containing protein, with the protein MKKTDRFKNFLVIGISVMAGVILSPILYCGQGNQGTLFLNAKADREPTAAAKSAITIQKAFEEVYENVSPSVVLIATEGTVNVPQYNDPFQEFFYGPQGRVRNQKRKVSGLGSGFILNKEGYILTNDHVVRGFDKFKVVFKNVKEPVSAKLIGSDQTIDVALLKVEANQNLQPIEIGDSSAVKVGDWAIAIGAPFGLEQSMTVGVISKVGRGGIDNSGVHYIQTDAAINQGNSGGPLLDINGRVVGINRMIVSPSGGSIGLGFAIPINEAKAIVEELKSDGKIKRARLGVALDDITEETAKELKLPAPEGAFVRQVQNGSAAAEAGIDVDDVILEIEGAKIKNASDVVSKIRASKVGQRISILVFRKGQTLKISVKLAE; encoded by the coding sequence ATGAAAAAAACCGATAGATTCAAAAATTTCCTGGTGATAGGTATATCCGTGATGGCGGGAGTGATCCTTTCTCCCATTCTTTACTGCGGACAAGGAAACCAGGGTACTCTTTTTCTAAATGCAAAAGCGGACCGGGAACCGACTGCTGCTGCTAAATCCGCGATTACTATCCAAAAGGCTTTTGAAGAAGTATACGAAAACGTTTCACCTAGCGTAGTGTTGATCGCTACGGAAGGAACGGTTAACGTTCCTCAATACAACGATCCTTTTCAGGAGTTCTTTTACGGACCTCAAGGAAGAGTCAGAAACCAAAAAAGAAAAGTGAGCGGCTTAGGTTCCGGCTTCATTCTGAACAAGGAAGGTTACATTCTCACCAACGATCACGTGGTTCGAGGATTCGATAAATTTAAAGTAGTTTTTAAGAATGTGAAAGAGCCGGTCTCCGCAAAATTGATCGGTAGCGACCAAACCATCGACGTGGCTCTCTTAAAGGTCGAAGCCAACCAGAATCTGCAGCCGATCGAAATCGGAGATTCTTCCGCGGTAAAAGTGGGAGACTGGGCGATTGCCATCGGAGCGCCTTTCGGATTGGAGCAATCTATGACCGTAGGTGTGATCTCCAAAGTGGGTCGCGGCGGTATCGATAATTCCGGCGTGCATTATATCCAAACCGACGCAGCAATCAACCAAGGAAATTCCGGAGGACCTCTTCTGGATATCAACGGTAGAGTGGTTGGGATCAACCGTATGATCGTTTCTCCGAGCGGAGGATCCATCGGTTTAGGGTTCGCGATTCCTATTAACGAGGCTAAGGCTATCGTCGAAGAATTGAAATCCGACGGAAAAATCAAAAGAGCCAGACTCGGGGTTGCTTTGGATGACATAACCGAGGAGACTGCGAAAGAACTGAAGCTACCCGCTCCGGAGGGCGCATTCGTTCGTCAGGTTCAGAACGGGTCGGCAGCTGCGGAAGCGGGGATCGATGTGGATGACGTCATTCTAGAGATAGAAGGCGCCAAGATCAAAAACGCTTCCGATGTGGTTTCCAAAATCAGGGCTTCCAAGGTGGGGCAGAGAATTTCTATATTAGTTTTCCGTAAAGGACAAACCCTGAAAATCTCGGTCAAACTGGCGGAATAA